The Nocardia sp. NBC_01329 sequence CCGCGCTGAAGCCGAACGCGTCCGCATAGCCCACGGCTTTCGCCACTTGCGCCACCGTCAGATTGCGATCGGCGAGCAGTTCCTCCGCCTCGTCCATTCGATATTCGGTGAGGTATGCCAGCGGCGACTGCCCCATGACCTCGGAGAACCGTCGCGCGAACAGCGCCCGCGAGACCCCTGATTCGGACGCCAGCGAAGCGACCGTCCATCCGGCGGCGGGCTTTCCGTGCATGGCTTCCAACGCCGGACCCACCACCGGATCGGCCGGCCCGCGATACCAGCCCGGCGCGCCTGCGTCCTGCCCCTCGAACCAATCACGCAGCGTGCACACCAGCCCCCAGTCGAGCAGCCGGTCCATCAGCGCCTGCGCGCCGGCCGGCCGCCGGACCGCGTCCCTGGCCACCGACTCCATCCACGCGCACACCTCCACATCGTCGGATACCGCGAGCACCGGCGGTACCGCGCGCAGCAGGCGTTCGTGGCGCCGGCCCGATGCCCGGTAGGCGCCGACGATCAGCGCGGTTTCACCGTCGGGGTCGTCATCCCAGCTGCCGTCGCCCAGCGCAGCATCGCATTTCATGTTCGGTGCGAAGCAGGCGATCTCGTATTGCCGGTGGGGCAGTTCGACCGTGCCCGCGTCGTCGGCGAAGAGGAAGGGTTCCGGGCCGCGCACGATCGCCGTATCGCCGGCCACGATCCGGCGCTCGATCCCACCTGGCAGCAGCAGCGTGCCCCCGCCGCGCAGCACGGTGATCATGGTCAGCGGTGCGCGGTCGGCGAACCGGAAACTCCACGGGGCTTCCAGAACGGCGTTGGTGAGTACGGCGCCTTCGGCACGGATGCCGCTCAGCAGTGTGCTCAATGGATCCACCCCACCAGAGTAGACGAACTCCTATCAGATGTAGACCTTTGCCCATAGATCGTCCAGAAGATGCCGTGTGGAATGAGAGCCGACCGCACAACTGAGTATCCGGAAAGAGCCGGATCGAGATGGAGGACCCCGTGTCGCACACCACGATCGACGACGCCACGACCACCCGCACCGCCCTGGTCGTCGTCGCCCACCCGCGCCGCGACTCGCTCACCGCCCATATCGCCGAGCTGGCCACCCGCCGGCTCACCGCGGCCGGCTACCACGTCGACCTGCTCGATCTGCACGCCGAGAACTTCGACCCCCGGATGACCGCCGCCGATCTGCCGGAGTGGGGTAACCGCGAGAAGACCTACTCACCTGAGACCGAGAGCCATATGCGACGCATCCTCGCGGCTGATGTGATCGTCCCGGTGTTCCCAGTGTACTGGTTGCAGGTCCCCGCGATACTGAAGGGCTGGATCGATCGGGTGTGGAACTACGGATTCGCCTACGGCCGGAGCAAACCCCGGCTCGCGGGTAAGCGGATCCTGTGGCTCGGCCTGGCGGGCGCGGCGGACGACGACGCGATTGTCGAGCTCATGCAGGAAGCATTGAGCACGCAACTCAACGACGGTATCGCCTATTACTGCGGCTTCGCACAGTCGTCGGTGGGGCTGCTCGCCGGTGCCGAGGAGAAGCGGCAGCGCCTGGACGACGCGGGCAATCTGCTGTTCGACGAAGCCCTCACCGGCTCGATCCGCGAAGCCCACTACGCAGGCCTGGAAGACCGGGCACTGAGCTTCGTCGACGATTTCCTCGCCGCCGACCAGGTACCGGCCTGACCACTGTTCGAGCACGTCAGGGCACTCAATTCCGTGCGACCGGGATAGGTGTACCGAGGATCCACTCGTGGCCGAAAGGATCCCGCACCCGCCCCTGACGCGCACCGTAGGGTCGATCCGCGACCTCGAAGATCAGCTCGCCACCGGCGTCCACCATCCGCTGGGCAAGGCAGTCCGGATCGCCCGTCGTCACGGCGAGCAGCAGGCCACGACCGCCGAGACGCAGTGGGTCGTGATCGAATTCGTCGGCGTCCTTCACCTCGAAGACCGCGCCGCACGGAAGTCCGAGCGCGGCGAAGACCACCCGGCCGTCGGACTCGTGCCGCTCTCGGAGAGTCGCGTCGAACACGTCGCCGTAGTAGCGGATTGCCGCGTCGGCACCTTCGACGATCAGTTTCGGTGTGATCTGCTCGATACTCATAGAAGGAGTATCGGCGGTGACACTTGCCCCGACTTGGAGATTTGTCTCCTGCGGGGCTCCCGGCACCGGTGGGTAGCCGTGTCCCTCGTCTTATCGCGCGGGACACGGTTACCCTCGCGTTCACCTCACACGTTCTCGACTACCGCCGAGATAGTGCGCTCAGAACGGCTGCCCCTGCAGGAGCGCGAAAGCGCCGGCGATGAAGAACAAGGGAATGAAGAGGGCTGTGGCGACAGGGTCGCCGTTGAGGTAGCCCTGACGAATACTTTCCAATGCTGCCGCGGAACCCGAATTCATTGTCAGCTCACCTTTCGACGTGTCGTATCGACAGAGCCCACAGTACTTGCGCAACCGAGATCCTGTTTCCACCGGCAGCCGGCTCGATTCGGGCCGCTTTCCGAATCGGTATCGCGATGGACATCGTCTGGGCGCTGGCCCGGGCCGTACCGCGTGATGTGGTCGTGGACTCCTGGTGGTTCCGGCCCCGCGATCTCGAGTTCGCCCGGGCAGGAGTCGAGAAGGTCGCGCCGGGCCGGGTCGTCGAGCTCTGGTGTGACGTAACGGCCCAGGTCGCGCGGGCCCGGTATGCCGGCCGGAAGCGGGCCGCGCTGCATCGGGACGAACAGCGCCTGGCCGAGGAGTGGGATTCGTGGGCAGCGCGGGCGGCGCCGCTGGGGCTCGGGCCGGTCGTCACGGTGAACACCTCGCGACCGGTCGACTGCGCTGAGCTCGCGTCCCGGATCGAGCAGGCGCTCGGTCCGACGTAACCGGACCGCCGACCGTGGGTGGGGCCGTAGACCGCCGACCACACACACAGTTCCTCGCCGGTATCGACCTCATCCTCGCCGGTATCGCCACTGTCCGATGAGCGGACGGCCGAGCGCGGCGAATGCGCCCGGCCGAAACCGAGCGACCGGCATGCGAGCTATGGGCGTAAGAGATGGCCCAGCACAGCGAACATGGTCACCGACAGGTGGTAATCGCCGGCTTCGATGCCCGTTTCGATCGCGTCGACCAGCTCGTCGCGTTCCTGTTCGGTGATCGCCGCGCCGGCCAGCGCGCTACCGCCGACCTCGTCGAACATCGGGCGCGCGGTCGCCGGGTCGAAGATGACGGCCTCCGAGCCCATATCGTCGATCTCGAATCCGGCGGCGACGAGCAGGCCGCGCAGACCGCGACCGGATCTGGCGTTCGGGGTGGCCTCCAGCATCGCGGTGATCATCCGGGCGACCACCGCGGTATCACCGGGATGCAGGATCGCGGTCTGCCAGTCGCTGTCGACCAGCACCACCCGGCCACCCGGTCGCAATACCCGCGCGATCTCCGCCGTGGCCGCGGCCGGATCGTCGAGGTGCTGATAGACACGCTCGCTACGCACGGCGTCGAAGGAATCGTCGTCGAACGGCAGCCGGTAGGCGTCGGCCTGTACGAATCGGCACCGCACCCCCGCCGCGGTGGCCCGCGCACGGGCCACCGCGAGCATCGAGGGATTCGGTTCGACCCCGACGGCCTCCCCGTCGGAGCCGACCCGACGCGCCAATTCCAGCACCTCCGAACCGGTCCCCGAACCGATATCGAGGGCCCACTCCCCCGAATCGACAGCCAGTACTTCGTGCGCCCAGCGCCGCATCCGCCGGACCCCGGGTAACGCGGCCTGCAGATCCAGCGCGGCGATGAGTACGGCCATCGGGTCGGCACCGGGCGTCGCGTCCGCAGCGAGTTCGGCCGCGATGGCGTCCAGGTGGAACGACGGCGTCCGGGCGGGCTGTTCGTGTTCGCTCGGCATGGGTCCCGACAGTAGCCGGAGCGCGGCGCCATCCTGCCCTACGACGGCATCGATTCGGTGGAAGTTTGCCATCGCGGGCCGACGGGTGTCGACCGGTTCCATGGAAGCTCCCGGCTCGGGACAGCTCGCTTCTCACGGAGTCGGGTGACAGTCCGCTCGACTCGGCCGGGCGGAAGCGGGTGGAGATCCTGGGCCTGAATCCAGCGTCTGTGGCACGGCGTCAACGGCTTTCGGGTCATCTCACCGGCGGGCACTGAGACGGGCATCGATGAGTCCCACGGCGTGTTCCCGGCACAGGTCGCCCTCACCTACCTGCTGACCGGGCCCGCGTACCTCCGTCGCCGGATACCTCGTCCGAGCCCGGGATCCGGGCCGCCCGGGCCTCGATCCCGGCGACGATGGTGTCGGCGACCAGGCGGGCGTGCCGGCGCATCGCCCGCTCGGATCGGGGGTCGGCAGGAGCCATGCGAGTCGCCAACGGGAGCAGCGCGAAGGGCGCGGTGGCGCCGTGGGCGATGAGGAAGTGCAGGGTGCGCAGATCGTTACGGTTCAGAATCTTTTGCTGGATCAGCGGTTTCAGCGGTTCGGCGAGCAGCACCAGCATCGGTTCGATATGCCGGTCGAAGAGATAGGTCAGGCGTGGGCCCTCGATGGCCGATTCCATACTGATCAACCGCACCACATCGGGGTATTCGGCCTGGATTTCGAGAAAGCGGATGATGCCCGCCCGGAATTCCTCGAGCGGGAGCAGGTCGTCGCGTTCGGGCCGGATCTTCGGCAACGTGACGGCGTTGGCGAAGATCCAGTCCACCATCGCGTACCACAGTGCTTCCTTGGTGCCGAAGCGCTGATGGATCAGGTTGTGACTCACTCCGAGTTCCCGATTGACCGCGGCCACCGAAGCCCCGGCGAAACCCTCGCGCGCGAAAACCCGTAGCGCGACAGTCAGGATCTCATCCGCCGAGGCCGGTGAGTCACCGGCCGGCGGTCGGCCCCGGCCCTTGCGCGGCACCTGTGGTTTCGATGCGACCTCTGCGTCCATGAACTGGATTATATTGACAGCTATCAATTTCTCTGCGAGGGTGACACCGATCACAAAGCCGCGCGGTGTGGCGGATCGCGGAGGGGTGCGCCCCGGGCACTGTCCCCGACCGCCGCGCGCCCGACGAGGACGGGAAACTGCTATGGAATCCTTTGTGCACCTGCGGAAAGGCACCACTCCCGACCGACTGCACGCCGATCTCGACGGCCTCGCGGACGACGAACTGGGGCGCGGCGGATTCACCGGGCGTACCGCCCAGCTGTATCGGCGCAACGAACCGATGGGCTATCGCGCGCAGGGCCCGCTGGCCCCGGTCGATATTCTCGCCGACGCACTGGATCCCACCGATTCCACCGATCCCGCCGGGTCGCCGTTGCTGTTGTTCTCCAATGCCGACTGCCGGATCCTGCTGAGCCGGCGCGCGCGGGAGATGCCGTTCTTCGCGCGCTACGTCGACGGCGATCTGCTCTCGTTCGTGCACAAGGGAACCGGCGTGCTGGAGACCGAGTTCGGACCGATGCGCTACCGCGAGGGCGACTGGGTGTACATCCCGAAGGCGTGCACCTTCCGCCAGGTCCCCGACAGCGAGTCGACCTGGCTGATGATCGAGGCCACCGAGGAGTTCCGCGTTCCACCGGCCGGTCCGCTCGGCCGGCACTTCCCCTTCGATCCCAACCGGATCGTCGTTCCCGAACCGCAGGCCATGGACGACGACGGCCGCGACGAGTACGAAGTACGGCTGGTACACGAGGGCGGGCCGACTTCGCTGTTCTACAAGCACCATCCACTGGATGTGGTGGGCTGGCAGGGCGATAACTTCCCGTTCACCTTCAATATCGCCGACTACAACGTCATACTCTCCGATACGGTCCACCTGCCCGCCACCGTGCACCTGTTCATGCAGGCCACCGGCGTGTACGTGATGAACTTCCTACCGAAAAGGGCCGAATCGGCGCCGGGTGCCGAAACCATCCCGTGGTACCACCGCAATGCCGACTACGACGAGATCGCGTTCTTCCACGGCGGCGATATGTACGGTGTGCCGATGCCGCCGGGTCTGATCTCCCACGCGCCGCAAGGTGTTCACCACGGCGCGCCGGAGAAGATGCGGGAGCGCGCGCGACGCAAACGCGAAGAGATCACCCACATCGGGTGGACCACCATCGCGGTGGACACCCGGCGCCGGCTCACCCCCTCCCCCGAGGTCATGGCCGGCAATCTCGGCGCGCACTGAGGGTTCGCCCCCGATCGCGCCCGCGGTCCCGAGCCCGTTCCGGGCCACCCGCACGACCCGGAACCCGTGGGCACCGCTCAGAAGTACGGAAAGACGAGAGCAGGCAACACGATGCCGCATCATGTCGAACGCGTCCCGTATGTGGTCGCTTACGCCAACACCTCCGGCACCCGGGACGCTTACGGCGGTCTCACCGAAACGGTCACTCTCGACTCGATCCTGGTGAAACCGAGAGAGCCCCCGTACGCTCCCGAGTTCGTGGCCCGGTATCGGCAGGCGCAACAGGACCGCAACCGGCGGATCACCACCTGGGTGAAGGAGAAGCTCACGACGATCAAGGCCTGCGACCGGCCGCAGGACGAGTTCTGTTTCGTCGTACACGGCACCATGGCCGACCCCACCGTGCTCGATCCCGCGCTCGACCCCAACGACCGCGAACCCGGTGAGTCCTATCTGGGTGAACCGCAGGAGGTGAACACGGGTGCGTTCGGCCTGGCCCGATTCACCACCCTGCGTAGCTGGCTGTCGCAGTGGAGTATCGACGATGCGCGCGGTGACGCGGTGGCCTGCGGTCCGGATATCGCGGTGCCCACACTGGTTTTGTACAACGCCGCGGACAATGTGTGCACGCCCTCGCACGCCCACCACATCTTCGAGGCGCTGGGCTGCGCGGACAAGGAACTGCACGAGATCCCGCGTGCCGACCACTACTACCTGGGTCCGGACCAGCGCGAACCGCTGGCGAAGGCGATCGCGCTCGTCGACGACTGGCTGCGGGCCCGCGACCTGGGGCCGAACGACTGAACAGCCCCCGCCCGGGCGGACCGGCGCCCCGTCGAATCGAACTTCGACGACCAGGGAGATAATGCCGCGATGGACTCCGCGACAACAGGTGCTCTCGACGGTATCCGGGTACTCGAGATCGGCACGCTGATCTCCGGACCTTTCGCCGGCCGCCTGCTGGGTGATATGGGCGCCGAAGTGATCAAACTCGAACCCCCCGACGCCCCCGATCCGTTACGCACCTGGGGTCAGGCCGAACTCGACGGCCATCATTTCTTCTGGACCGTGCACGCGCGCAACAAGAAAGCCATCACGCTCAACCTGCGCGAGGAACCGGGACGGGAGCTGTTCCTGGAGCTGGCCGAGCGATCCGACATCATCGTCGAGAATCTGCGCCCCGGCACACTGGAACGGTGGGGTCTCGGTTACGAGGTGCTGCGGCAACGCAACCGCGGCATCATTCTGGTCCGCGTCTCCGGCTACGGGCAGACCGGACCGGAAGCGGGAAAGGCCGGATACGCCTCGGTCGCCGAGGCGGCCAGCGGACTGCGCCATATGAACGGTTTTCCCGGCGGACCGCCGCCGCGGCTCGCGCTCTCCCTCGGTGACAGCCTGGCGGGGATGTTCGCCGCCCAGGGCGCACTGGCCGCGCTGTACCGGCGCACGGTGACCGGTGAAGGGCAGATCGTCGACGCCGCGCTCACCGAAGCCTGTCTCGCGGTCCAGGAATCCACCATCCCCGACTACGACGTCGGCGGCGTGGTCCGCGGCCCCTCGGGGACCCGGCTCGAAGGTATCGCACCGTCGAACATCTACCAGAGCGCCGACGGCAGCTGGGTGGTGATCGCGGCCAACCAGGACACGGTGTTCCGCCGGTTGTGCGCGGCGATGGACCGCCCGGAACTGGCCACCGACGAGCGGTTCGCGGATCACCTCGCACGCGGCCGCAACCAGGACGAACTCGACGCGATCATCGGAGATTGGGCACAACGGCGGCAGCCCGGGGAGATCATCGCCACCTTGAGCGCGGCCGGGGTGATCAGCGGACCGATCAATACGGTCGCCGAGGTCGTCACCGATCCGCAGCTGAACGCTCGTGGCATGATCGCCGATCATTACGACGAGCGCATTCAGCGGAATGTGAAGGGCCCGGGCGTGATTCCTGTACTCTCCGCCACGCCGGGCTCCATCCGCAGCGCCGGGTCGGTGCGGCCGGGTCAGCACAACGACGAGATCTACAGTGGACTGCTCGGAAAGTCCGAGACCGAGGTGGAGAAGCTGAGGTCACGGGGGATCGTCTAGATGACCGGAAGCTCCTCGCGCACACTGGAGCGGACGCGATAGCGAACGACGCATGGCGATTCGGGCCACTTCGTGGAGGTACCACTGGAAACCGGCTCCGGCGGCCCGTTCACCAATTCGAGATCGAAGGCGGCCAGCATCCGGGCCAGAATTATCTGCATCTCCAGTTTGGCGAAATGCACACCCAAACAGCGATGGATCCCGCCGCCGAATCCGATCAGCCGTTGCCGCAGAGCTTTTCCGTTGGGATCGCTGTATCGTGCGGGGCGGTAGGTATCGGGCTCCGGATAGTCATCGGCCAAACGGTGCGTCACCCATGGGCTGGTGAAAACATACGTGCCCTCGGGGATTCGATAGCCGTCCAGTTCGATATCGGTCGCCGCACGCCGCGCCATGATGTAGGCGACCGGATGCATTCGTTCCGACTCGTACACGCAGTCCTCCAAGAAGCCCATGCCGCGGGTGGAGGCCATGGTCAACCGGCCGGCGGCCACCGCGGCGTCGGCTTCGGTGCGGGCTCGGGCGAGATCGGTGGGACTGCCGAGCAGATCGGCCAGAGTCCAGGACAACGCTCCGGTAGTGGTCTCGTGGCCGGCCCAGGTCAGTAGCAGGATCAGGTTCACGAGAACGTCATCGGGCACCGGCACACCCTCTGCGTATTGTGATTCGGCCAGCATCTGCAGGAAATCCGGTGGGTCCAGTGGAGTTTCGCGGCGACGATGGATCATGGCCGTCAGCGACGTTTTCAGTCTCTTGCCTGCCGATCGGCTGCGAATCAACGAGGGAAGCGGTATCCACTGCGGGACATAGCCCATGCCGCCGGAGAACAGCCGGAAGTCGGTGAAGAAATCCTTGACCTCGGTAGCGAAGTTCGGGCCCAGGAAGCTGCGAGCCGCGATTCGCATCACCAATGGACCCAGTTCCGACGTGAGATCGAATTCGCCTGAATCGCCCAGTGATTCGATCCATTTCTGGGTTTCGTCATCCATGACGGTGACATAATTTTCCAGCTGCCCACCGCGGAACTTCGGCAGGATGATATCGCGTTGCCGCTCGTATTCCTCCGGACCTCCGAAGTAGTAGAAATCCTGCGAGAACATATCGGCGAAGAACGGATAAGCACTGTCGATGGCGAGATCCCGATCGGTCTCCTTGAAGAACCAGCGATTGTGCTCGGCGCCGAGAACCACCACGGCCTGTTCGCCCAGGACCCGAAGACGGAAAAGCAGGCCGTGTTCGCGGTTGCCGCGCCACAGTAGTCGTTCCGGCGACCGCAGGAATTCCAGCAGATGGCCGACAGCCGGCCTGCTCCTGGAGACGAGTGGCGGTAGCGGAGCAGCAGACGGCGTCATGGTGTTCTTGTCCTCGATCCTGTTATCACTGCGAGTCCCGGCCGCGCACGGTTGTCCATCCGTCCGGGCCGAGTGTGTGAAACGCTTACACACGGCAAGTAAGGGATCGTCACCAACCCTGGGAAGATAGATACTTATTCCCATTTGCTACTGATTCGAAAGTGCTCTCGGGAGGCGCGACCGATAATTCACGGTTATGGTGAGAGTGAATCCGCCGGCAGTCCCGGTGGTGCGGGCGCGCCAGTTGGACAGGACATTCGCTATGCAGACCTTCCCCGACAAGACCGTAGCGATTACCGTTCTCGGAGCTCGGCCCCAAGATGCGCGTCGTCATGGGCGCGACGCTCCGGCATCATCGGTAACACCCGTTGCGAACGATTCATAGCCTGCAGTCGAATCCTGCGATTACCCACCGTATTTTCAGGCGCGGAACACCGGGCAGCGTTTTCGAATCGTGACGGCGGCGTCATCGTTTCCTGAAGGACAGGCGAAGTAGGGTCCGGACCGGAGGAAGCGGTTCCGAGCCGGCGAGCTGCACCAGCAGGACTGCGGCCAGCACGATCCGCACCGAGGTCACCGCAGCCGGAGACCAGCCCGCTGCCAGCACCGCCACGGCCAGCGGGCGGCGAACTCGCGAACAACACCCACGATGCCGAGCCGAGCCCGGCCGCTCGGGCCCGGCTCGACGTCCCTCCGGCTTTCTCCGATACGGCCACCCTACGAGCGTGCCGCAGCGATCACCGCCGACCGTCACCGGGCACGCGCCGCGCCGGATTCCGTCGTCGCGGGCCGCGGCAATGTCGGAATCCGGCTCTTGTCGAAGGATCTCGGCACCGGACACAGCGGATAGGCGCACGATCGGACCGAACAGCTCCGTTTCCGGGTGGCCACGGCCGCCCGCTGTGCTCAGGAGGACCCGTGCTGACCGCACTGCCCATCCGATATGTCGCCGATGTCGAAACATCCCGTCGCTTCTACGCCGGGCTCGGACTGCGATCCGGCGACGAGACCGGACTGTCGGTCTGGACCCAGCTCGACGCCGACGCCGGCGCGGTCGGCATTCATGATGCGGCAGTCTCGAAAGGCCGCCCACCGGGCACGGTGGAATTGGGTTTCGTCACCGATGAACCTCTCGAAACGGTCGCCGCGCGCCTGCGCGCGAACGGATACTCCCCGGAGCTGGTCGAGGAGGATTTCGGACGCAGTCTCCGGGTCGTCGACCCCGACGGCGTCACGATCCAGATCCAGGAATTGGACACCGAGGTGATGCGCCGCTCGGAGGCCGCGCTCCAGGAGTAGAAGACGATCGCGGAAGTCCTGCTCGCCACCGATTCCGTTGGCGAGCAGGCCGTGCTTCGGCCCGCACCGGCACGGGAGCCCCGGCACGCTGACATACCCAGAAGTATGGCGCAGAGCTCTCGGGAAACCCGTCCAGCCGCCCGATATATACCGGCAAATACTGGCATTCACTGGACTTCCCTGGAATTGCCACCTACATTCACCCCCATGCCCACCGCCGATGCGCTGGAACAGCGCATAGCCGAATTGCGCGCACAGGTGCGCCGTGCCGCCGGATCCGGAGAACGGACCGCGGCGCGTCGGCTGCGCGCCGAACTGCGCGCCGCCGAAACAGAGTGGGACGCGGCGGTTCTCGGACCCCCCCGGCCACCGGCCCCGGCCCGGCAGTCCGCGGCGGCAGTACCGGTCCGTGAGCACGTGCACCGCGCGCTCACACTGCTCTCCGTTCCGGCCGCCCCGAAGCTGGCACTCGCGGTGCACGACGCATTCTTCTCGGGGGAACTCGTCGCGGCGCGGCTCACCAGCCTGCGCCGCGACGAGGAGCGATCCTTCCGGGCAGCGCCGTACGCCCGGCCGTACTACATCTGCGCCGCCATGACCACCGATCTGCTGGCCCCGGCGCGCGGGCTGCTGGCCGTGAGCACCTGGTCGCTGCCGCAGCGTATGGTCGGGCCGTTGAGTCCGCGGGTCGACCTGCTCACCGGGGCGATCCGGTTGGCCCGGTACATGACCGACCACGGATGTACCTCGGCCGGGCAACGTGTGTTGTGGCAGCTGGCGGTATCCATCCCCGGGGCGACGGACGGGAAGACCATCGACCCGGATGTCGTGCTGGCGGCCGCGGAACGCGAACTAGAGGTGCACAGAGAAGACGACACACAGCAGCGGGCCGATGCCGCGGAGCGAGCGGTGCGGCAACTGGCGGATCCCGCGGCGCAATTGTTCGGTGTTCGGCTCGCGGTAGCCGACCGGCGAGGAGAACGAGGCCTGAGATGACGCTCGCGGAGCACACCCTGACCACCCGGCTCGACGAACTGCGCGGCGACGCTCCCGCCACCCGGCACAATGCCCGGACCATCGCCGCGCTCACCGCGAACCCGGGCTGCGCGCGCCGGGCACTACTGGACGCCGCGGCGGTGGACAAGACCGTCATCGCCCAGGAACTGGGCTTCCCGCCCAAATTCGGGCAGTCGCCCTTCGCGATCACCCGCGGTAACACCTTCGAGGCCATGGTGAAGGCGCACGGCTGCGCCGAACTGCTGCGG is a genomic window containing:
- a CDS encoding AraC family transcriptional regulator; protein product: MDPLSTLLSGIRAEGAVLTNAVLEAPWSFRFADRAPLTMITVLRGGGTLLLPGGIERRIVAGDTAIVRGPEPFLFADDAGTVELPHRQYEIACFAPNMKCDAALGDGSWDDDPDGETALIVGAYRASGRRHERLLRAVPPVLAVSDDVEVCAWMESVARDAVRRPAGAQALMDRLLDWGLVCTLRDWFEGQDAGAPGWYRGPADPVVGPALEAMHGKPAAGWTVASLASESGVSRALFARRFSEVMGQSPLAYLTEYRMDEAEELLADRNLTVAQVAKAVGYADAFGFSAAFKRYRGVRPSDFRATVDLGA
- a CDS encoding NAD(P)H oxidoreductase; the encoded protein is MSHTTIDDATTTRTALVVVAHPRRDSLTAHIAELATRRLTAAGYHVDLLDLHAENFDPRMTAADLPEWGNREKTYSPETESHMRRILAADVIVPVFPVYWLQVPAILKGWIDRVWNYGFAYGRSKPRLAGKRILWLGLAGAADDDAIVELMQEALSTQLNDGIAYYCGFAQSSVGLLAGAEEKRQRLDDAGNLLFDEALTGSIREAHYAGLEDRALSFVDDFLAADQVPA
- a CDS encoding VOC family protein, which gives rise to MSIEQITPKLIVEGADAAIRYYGDVFDATLRERHESDGRVVFAALGLPCGAVFEVKDADEFDHDPLRLGGRGLLLAVTTGDPDCLAQRMVDAGGELIFEVADRPYGARQGRVRDPFGHEWILGTPIPVARN
- a CDS encoding methyltransferase domain-containing protein — encoded protein: MPSEHEQPARTPSFHLDAIAAELAADATPGADPMAVLIAALDLQAALPGVRRMRRWAHEVLAVDSGEWALDIGSGTGSEVLELARRVGSDGEAVGVEPNPSMLAVARARATAAGVRCRFVQADAYRLPFDDDSFDAVRSERVYQHLDDPAAATAEIARVLRPGGRVVLVDSDWQTAILHPGDTAVVARMITAMLEATPNARSGRGLRGLLVAAGFEIDDMGSEAVIFDPATARPMFDEVGGSALAGAAITEQERDELVDAIETGIEAGDYHLSVTMFAVLGHLLRP
- a CDS encoding TetR/AcrR family transcriptional regulator, whose protein sequence is MDAEVASKPQVPRKGRGRPPAGDSPASADEILTVALRVFAREGFAGASVAAVNRELGVSHNLIHQRFGTKEALWYAMVDWIFANAVTLPKIRPERDDLLPLEEFRAGIIRFLEIQAEYPDVVRLISMESAIEGPRLTYLFDRHIEPMLVLLAEPLKPLIQQKILNRNDLRTLHFLIAHGATAPFALLPLATRMAPADPRSERAMRRHARLVADTIVAGIEARAARIPGSDEVSGDGGTRARSAGR
- a CDS encoding homogentisate 1,2-dioxygenase — its product is MESFVHLRKGTTPDRLHADLDGLADDELGRGGFTGRTAQLYRRNEPMGYRAQGPLAPVDILADALDPTDSTDPAGSPLLLFSNADCRILLSRRAREMPFFARYVDGDLLSFVHKGTGVLETEFGPMRYREGDWVYIPKACTFRQVPDSESTWLMIEATEEFRVPPAGPLGRHFPFDPNRIVVPEPQAMDDDGRDEYEVRLVHEGGPTSLFYKHHPLDVVGWQGDNFPFTFNIADYNVILSDTVHLPATVHLFMQATGVYVMNFLPKRAESAPGAETIPWYHRNADYDEIAFFHGGDMYGVPMPPGLISHAPQGVHHGAPEKMRERARRKREEITHIGWTTIAVDTRRRLTPSPEVMAGNLGAH
- a CDS encoding CaiB/BaiF CoA transferase family protein, with the protein product MDSATTGALDGIRVLEIGTLISGPFAGRLLGDMGAEVIKLEPPDAPDPLRTWGQAELDGHHFFWTVHARNKKAITLNLREEPGRELFLELAERSDIIVENLRPGTLERWGLGYEVLRQRNRGIILVRVSGYGQTGPEAGKAGYASVAEAASGLRHMNGFPGGPPPRLALSLGDSLAGMFAAQGALAALYRRTVTGEGQIVDAALTEACLAVQESTIPDYDVGGVVRGPSGTRLEGIAPSNIYQSADGSWVVIAANQDTVFRRLCAAMDRPELATDERFADHLARGRNQDELDAIIGDWAQRRQPGEIIATLSAAGVISGPINTVAEVVTDPQLNARGMIADHYDERIQRNVKGPGVIPVLSATPGSIRSAGSVRPGQHNDEIYSGLLGKSETEVEKLRSRGIV
- a CDS encoding cytochrome P450; the encoded protein is MTPSAAPLPPLVSRSRPAVGHLLEFLRSPERLLWRGNREHGLLFRLRVLGEQAVVVLGAEHNRWFFKETDRDLAIDSAYPFFADMFSQDFYYFGGPEEYERQRDIILPKFRGGQLENYVTVMDDETQKWIESLGDSGEFDLTSELGPLVMRIAARSFLGPNFATEVKDFFTDFRLFSGGMGYVPQWIPLPSLIRSRSAGKRLKTSLTAMIHRRRETPLDPPDFLQMLAESQYAEGVPVPDDVLVNLILLLTWAGHETTTGALSWTLADLLGSPTDLARARTEADAAVAAGRLTMASTRGMGFLEDCVYESERMHPVAYIMARRAATDIELDGYRIPEGTYVFTSPWVTHRLADDYPEPDTYRPARYSDPNGKALRQRLIGFGGGIHRCLGVHFAKLEMQIILARMLAAFDLELVNGPPEPVSSGTSTKWPESPCVVRYRVRSSVREELPVI
- a CDS encoding VOC family protein, translating into MLTALPIRYVADVETSRRFYAGLGLRSGDETGLSVWTQLDADAGAVGIHDAAVSKGRPPGTVELGFVTDEPLETVAARLRANGYSPELVEEDFGRSLRVVDPDGVTIQIQELDTEVMRRSEAALQE